The DNA region ttgatattaaaaatacatgaatagcaagataaaaaaaaaaaaaaaaacccatctccatttcttttttgttttaaaatgacATAAACTAACTctaaaactattataaatataaatttatttcatatatttatcttCATTCCTCTAATCAAatcagtttatatatttttttatcctaaaacaCTAATCAAATAAAACCTAGTGGGTATGATtggagtttagaaaaaaaaaaaaaaaaaaaaaaaaaactagattgacATATACTCAATTTATAACTATCCCTAGACTCAAATAACAGACGAAGAGAAAttgatttcataaaattttaagtaaaagCACCTAtgtgaacaaaaacaaaaagcaaggatcatattaataattattagcCCTCAATTAACAAGCCCGGCGCATTTTAGCCTACAGGGCGCCATGACACCGACGCTCTCCACCCTCCAATCAGAAACTCATATTGTTGCTCCTAAATACCCCACCagatttttgcaaattatatgatAAACTCTCTTGCATAAACCCTCTCCTCTTAACTTCCGGCATCAATATTGGTCAATGCATTAAAACCCACCAAGTCCAACACATCTTTCACTCTCACTACTACTAGccaaaagaaaatacaatattaCTAGAAAAATCTCATCTAGTTagcctctctctttctttcacatGCAGTTTAATGTAAAATGATCAAACCAGAAGTGCCCCAAAACAAGTCTCAATACTCTCCAATGGCAAAATCAAGTGTTAGAAACAAACCCTTTTCCTGTTTCAGTGACGGGTTTCTCTATCTTGGTGGTGCTCTATTAGCTTTTTTACTAGTCTGGTCATTGTGGTCTTACACAGTTCCGCACAGTTTCGAACCCAAGGGAAAATCCGCCACCAACCACGCCCAAACCCAGCAATGCGTTCGAGAAAATCCTGCTGTCAATTTAGGCTACGACCCACCAGACCAAACCTTCTATGACGATCAAGAACTGAGTTATTCGATCGAGAGACCGATGAAGAACTGGGACGCGAAGAGAAAAGAGTGGCTCAAACGTCACCCTTCATTTGCCCCTGGCGCTCGTGATCGTGTGGTTGTTGTGACTGGATCACAATCGAAGCCATGCAAGAACCCAATAGGTGATCATTTACTTTTAAGATTCTTCAAGAACAAAGTTGATTACTGTAGAATCCACGGCTACGACATCTTTTACAACAATGTTCTGTTACATCCAAAAATGTCTAGTTATTGGGCCAAACTACCCGTCGTTAAAGCAGCCATGCTAGCTCACCCAGAAGCTGAGTGGATCTGGTGGGTTGACTCGGATGCCATGTTCACCGACATGGAATACAAGCTCCCGTTACGGCGTTATGATTACAGGAACCATAACTTGGTGGTCCACGGCTGGGAAAAGTTGATCTACAAGGAGAAGAGTTGGACGGCTTTAAACGCTGGCGTTTTTCTGATAAGAAATTGTCAGTGGTCTATGGATTTCATGGAGAAATGGAGCAGCATGGGTCCAATGAGTTCTGAATATAAGAAGTGGGGTCCAATCCAACGGTCAGTATTCAAGGACAAGCTGTTCCCTGAATCAGACGATCAGTCGGGCTTGATCTATATGCTTTATCAGGATAAGGGTTTGATGGACAAGATTTACTTAGAAGGGGAGTATTACTTTGAAGGGTATTGGGCAGATATAGTGCCAACGTACGATAACATAACGGAGAAGTACACGGAGTTGGAAAAGGAAGATGGGAAATTGAGGAGACGACATGCAGAGAAAGTGAGTGAGCAATACGGCGTGTTTAGAGAGCCACACTTGAAGGAGGCAGGGAATGGTAAAGGGAGCTGGAGGAGACCCTTCATCACACATTTTACTGGCTGTCAGCCTTGTAGTGGGGATCACAATCAGATTTATCACGGGGAGACTTGTTGGAATGGGATGGTCAAGGCTTTGAATTTCGCTGATAATCAAGTCTTGAGGAAGTATGGTTTTGTGCACCCTGATTTACTGGATTCTGGCACGGTCACCGAGACCCCCTTTGATTATCCCGATGATGGGCCTTGGTGAATGATTCACCGAccaaaatataggaaaaaaagGTAAGTTCTGTTTGATTTTGACAGTGGTTAATTTAGTTGCTCCTCCGTGCATGGTGTtgtattttggtttggtttatactgttgttttttttttaataagtattTAATCATAGGTTTGTCTGTGTTTTATAAGAGCGTCAAGCATAAATTTTGAGTATTCTTTTTTATACCATATAcaatagttattaaactcagtaGCTGACCCGAAAACCCATAAAATCCCGATTGAACctgaatttcaaattaaattgaaaaagatattaatataataaaatctttttgacTCATTCACGTTTTCATGAGATTAGCCGagttaattttaatgaatttgtttttataataaaacaatgactttttcttttttactggaGTTAATTCGTGGATTGATATATTGACTGAGTTACTCAGATTCTTTTGTAGGTTAGTTTCAAGTCGGGTCTCACAAATATGTTATATACTGTGATGATTGGATATCTGTAACGCATGAAATAATTGATTGACcattttaattgttgaattggtggccatggtttttttttttttcactcttttttaaaaaggaaaaaaataaaaaacactacgGCCATAATTGAAGGCTTTGTTTGAAAGTACTGAAAAGAGAGAAGCATATAGTGGCACTTTTTTACATGGCTTAAACTAGTGCATGATTGGAGGATAATGTTCCACTTATCGAGGACTTGGTATGATAGAAGAATGATTTTGTTAGGTGGTGGGGTGACTTGAGTTTATGTgcataaagaaaagaattgtTGGCGTGGCACTTGAgcttattttttactaaatcaTGGTGCTTTTTGTGCTCGTGATAGGGACTAAGATCTTCGTTTTTCAAAGTGACCAAAAACACCTTCCAGCATCCCTTCAACCATGCCCTAGTGGCTGTTGTGATCAAAAGAGTAGttatttctttggattttcttttctctcttcaaattTCCAAGTTTGTGTTATGGTGAAACAGTAATTGCCTTGTGGTGGGTTGCTAGCTTGCTACAATGCCTATGTTTTCAATAACAACATTTTATATCGTTGggtttgaataaaataatatattcaatgCTTCAGATGGGAATTGACATGGCCTCGATTCTCAAAACGTAGGCAATCTAGACTCATCCCTACCTTATGATCCCAGTTCCGAAATCCTTTCCGGCAGATCTATCGAGCCTGGATAAATTTCATTACATAGCTAATATGCTAGTTGTGGATATTAGTTGTTCCTGAGCAGCTGAGCAGAATgataaatcattaaattatttaaagacaTAGTGGCCTATCGATTCATTCTAGTTTCATTTTAGATTTACCCTTGTGATCGAGCTGTATTATTTCATCTATTATCtcggattttttgtttttttctgagTTATTCCGATTTCATCGTTCCAATCCCGACGTGTTACATGTATTTTCTGATTTCATGGATTCATCTATGCATCAGGACAGTTTTCTACCTGACTTTGATGTGGGGGCAATGCCTCGTATCTATGACAATGTTTTTAACCCTGTTGTTTACGAGATTCATGTGGATTATTGTCATAAACACTGCATAAATCGAATTATATACACTTGATTTCTAGCACTCAATGCTCATCCATATGTTTTGTTGAATTACAGAAAACCTGAACTAGGGTGGTTCAAGCCTTCCATTCCCGTGCACTCATTCGACATGGCTGTATATTTTCTGTTGGCAATTAGGGACGACTGAATCAATATGCAGCAGTTGTCCTCAAGTAGTCTTGCTTAAGGCAGTGGATTATGTTTCATCGGCATGTCTGCATACACGAGACACTCTTGCAAGATTCATGTCTTTCTCTTTCTTCGTAGGTCTATCCTCCCTTTGATAAATGATTGTCTCCATGCTTATAAGGTATATATAGCAGTGATTGCCATGGTTGAATCTATGTTCTTCATCCAGAATAGGATGAATGTCCTGCTTTATTGAAGCAAGTTTTGCTTGCCTTGCATGTGCCACTGTCTTCTCCTCATGCCTTGATTATGCAGAGAACTTGTGTAATAATTGGCCATTGTATCCTGTCACGCTACTTCACCCAAAAATTGGGATccatgagaagaaaaataaaatgcaagttGTCTGTGTATTCAACgattcttttttgaaaatcagAACGGTTTTTAGTCTTAAATAATGCAAAacgtaaaaatataattaattagcgCCACTTGTCGTTGGTTTTTATGCCTAGCCTATTATGTTTGATTGCTTTTGATTTATCTCTGAATAATTATAGTTAAGTATTGTTAccagaattaatgaaaatactttCAGGTGAGAAACTTAAACCTAACCCAGTTTTAGAAAGATATGtgtatttctattaatttttgtgaaaatatatattagaagaATATATCgaagaataatttaaaatgaagaaaatattaggaacaattatatttttatggataTATTGGAGATGAGGGGATAACTTGAGCTAATTCTCTCAAAAAACATGGAGTTGTCTTATGCTtaatcactgttttttttttttttgaaccaaTTCTACATGAAATTGAATCGATTGCAAGAGCAAAATGGAACTCTAAAGTTAcagtaagaaaaataataataacatgaaaatGTTCAAGCAACTAAGATCTAGCTGCTGTTGAAAGAACCATGATGGAATCCCATAAATTTTTGTCCCGTGGTTATACCAAAAACATGGGAGGATCAAAGTTCAGATTTGATCGTAGAGTGAGGAAGGGAGGAGATGAAATTGTAGCAATACAGATTTTAAAGGTAATCCTCAACGTCATTATATCAAATCGCAGCTCTTGAGGTGCGATTTGTAACAGTGGACTGTCTGcaaattgaatttcaattttttctgaCATGACAGTgctaaaatttctttgcaaatCCACCCTACTGAAAATCTATCAGAACAGAGGTTGCTTATTTGGTTTTCCTTTCATCTGCAATTTGTATGAGCTAGCAGCATAGTGTTATATCTGTGTTTCAAGAATCCAAGGAGCCTGAAACAATGCAATCTACAATCAATACACACTGTTGAAACAGATAATAAAAGATCACATTGAAAACATCTGAGCTAATAGTAATTAACCAAACACTTGGTTTCTGGTATGTCGACGCAGCAAAAGGGAAATAGATGGATGGGGCATTCCTCAAGTAGATTTCTACTCCAATCTCAAATCTTGATCACAAGTCGCCTGAGCTGGAGACTTCAAAGTTTGGTCTTGAACGGCAGTCTCCACAATAGAAGACTTCAACCTTTGCTGATGTAGGTGGGTCAGAAAAGTTTGACGGTTCTGAACAACATCTAAATGACTTTGTCCCTCGGGATCCACCACAGGTTGGGTTTGAGTGAGAGCTGCGTGATAGGTACTATCCAGCACGGTTCGGAgggcactttttttttttttttttccagtctgCGCTGGTGAATGAAAGTAACCAAATACTACCTTAACACTAATCCTTTTCACATGTCcatataaaatttcaagttaaagaaaagaaagcggATGGGGATGAGGATTTTGAGACAGAACTTTCCAATTCCAACAAAAATAAGTAACACATTTAAGGTAGTATGTATCGAAGGTATTCTAGCACCAACCTTCAAGATTAAGTTTAATTACCTTTTCCAATTTAGTACGAGGCAGCCTTCTACATGATGACTAAGGattaagaaatttatgaaaCAAGCTTCCTTTTGAtcaattgtcaaaaacaaggaTATGAACAGCACATGTGCCAAAGTTGGAACTTAAGCTGAAATAGGTACTGTAAATATATGTTGGCAAACAAGAAATTGAGCCAAATTTGACAAACAAGAGAACAAGAAAGTCTGAAAAGAGAAGATAGAAGGGAACTACCGGCCCCCATCTTCACCTTTTAGAGACATCATAGCTTCTGCTTCTGGGATAAACATTAGTCTTAACCTTGACATCCTCTTCATCAAAATCACATGGTTTTTCTTCATCAATCCTTCCAATAGCAACAGTACGACTCCTAGGCATATTGTCTCCTAGTCGAGTTGCAGATTTCTTATGACTATATTGTTGTCTTGCAGGAACATCCACATTGATCTTCTTGTTTATACTTCCTATATCACTCCTGGTGGAGGCAGCCCTTAAAGGCTCCCTAAGATCATCTTCCAAGTGGTTTGGTTTTGTTGAGCTGACACTGTAACTTCGAGGCATGCTATTGAAATTGCCTGTAGGGCAACTCACCACACAGACCTGATCTGAGTATTCAGCCATTCCCTTCATGTAGAAGTCCCAGGCCCTGGCCAAAATCCTAAGGGGTGCCTTCAGAATCTTTTTTAGTGCGCTTTCTTTCCTGGACTTCTTTTTGATAACCATGTTCTCTAAAGAAGACTGAACAGAGTGATAATAAATACAGGAAAATGGGAgatgaagagagaaagaagaagactaGAACTTATCCTCGAGGACTCTGGACATGAGTTAATAGATGATGCTCTGCAATTACAGGGGCTGGCAAGGCAAATATATATGGAATGTTGGGGCTAATAGGATTGCAATTACTAGTTTATCAACAGTCGAAAATGATGGGGACGATACCATTttaattaagtgtttttttttttttttataaccatcgtgttaaaataatagttatttttttttatctta from Populus alba chromosome 14, ASM523922v2, whole genome shotgun sequence includes:
- the LOC118037324 gene encoding putative glycosyltransferase 7, translating into MIKPEVPQNKSQYSPMAKSSVRNKPFSCFSDGFLYLGGALLAFLLVWSLWSYTVPHSFEPKGKSATNHAQTQQCVRENPAVNLGYDPPDQTFYDDQELSYSIERPMKNWDAKRKEWLKRHPSFAPGARDRVVVVTGSQSKPCKNPIGDHLLLRFFKNKVDYCRIHGYDIFYNNVLLHPKMSSYWAKLPVVKAAMLAHPEAEWIWWVDSDAMFTDMEYKLPLRRYDYRNHNLVVHGWEKLIYKEKSWTALNAGVFLIRNCQWSMDFMEKWSSMGPMSSEYKKWGPIQRSVFKDKLFPESDDQSGLIYMLYQDKGLMDKIYLEGEYYFEGYWADIVPTYDNITEKYTELEKEDGKLRRRHAEKVSEQYGVFREPHLKEAGNGKGSWRRPFITHFTGCQPCSGDHNQIYHGETCWNGMVKALNFADNQVLRKYGFVHPDLLDSGTVTETPFDYPDDGPW
- the LOC118037413 gene encoding uncharacterized protein; the encoded protein is MVIKKKSRKESALKKILKAPLRILARAWDFYMKGMAEYSDQVCVVSCPTGNFNSMPRSYSVSSTKPNHLEDDLREPLRAASTRSDIGSINKKINVDVPARQQYSHKKSATRLGDNMPRSRTVAIGRIDEEKPCDFDEEDVKVKTNVYPRSRSYDVSKR